The following coding sequences are from one Neodiprion lecontei isolate iyNeoLeco1 chromosome 7, iyNeoLeco1.1, whole genome shotgun sequence window:
- the LOC107223531 gene encoding complex I intermediate-associated protein 30, mitochondrial, giving the protein MYFRIPRMVATVTRCEHVGIQVRRFWEQDRKSGYPRVAAKSSSEKRNDLWHIRNGFRILGDEFKLFKREVIEHLESDPLLIYRKDEIDLAWRFNGDKKSLDQWFVTADSDYEEGYSNCSLQLTKSGRGLFSGYLDKRVPKTGNIKKAGYCNINTLRARKSFKREGYYDWHPYNHLVMRVRGDGRSYMLNISTAGYFDITWNDVYHYALYTRGGPYWQYVKIPFSKFFMASKGRIQDHQEPLPLHNVVSFGITAADKVTGPFNLEIDYIGLLFDPSHKEECAYEMYKTDDYIAGY; this is encoded by the exons ATGTACTTCAGGATTCCACGGATGGTGGCAACAGTCACCAGATGTGAACACGTTGGGATACAAGTACGTCGGTTTTGGGAACAAGATCGCAAATCAGGTTATCCGCGAGTCGCAGCAAAAAGCTCAtccgaaaaacgaaacgacCTCTGGCACATTCGTAATGGCTTTCGTATACTCGGGGACGAGTTTAAACTCTTCAAACGTGAGGTAATTGAACACTTGGAAAGTGATCCGTTGTTGATATATCGAAAGGACGAAATTGACCTCGCTTGGCGGTTCAACGGTGACAAAAAGTCACTCGACCAATGGTTTGTCACCGCCGATAGTGACTATGAGGAAGGTTACTCAAATTGCAG CCTGCAATTGACCAAGTCTGGCAGAGGGCTGTTTTCTGGATACTTGGACAAACGTGTACCAAAAACAGGAAACATCAAAAAGGCAGGATATTGCAACATTAATACTCTACGTGCTCGCAAGTCCTTCAAACGAGAAGGTTACTATGACTGGCATCCCTATAATCATCTGGTAATGCGGGTTAGAGGGGACGGTAGATCCTACATGCTCAACATATCGACAGCTGGATACTTTGATATAACTTGGAATGATGTCTATCACTATGCACTCTACACAAGAGGTGGACCTTATTGGCAGTATGTGAAaatacctttttcaaaattcttcatGGCCAGCAAAGGAAGAATCCAAGACCACCAAGAGCCATTACCCCTGCACAATGTAGTTAGCTTCGGAATTACCGCAGCTGACAAGGTGACAGGGCCGTTTAACTTGGAAATTGACTACATCGGATTGTTATTTGATCCAAGTCATAAGGAAGAATGTGCGTATGAAATGTACAAAACTGACGACTACATCGCCGGATATTGA
- the LOC107223540 gene encoding probable cardiolipin synthase (CMP-forming) isoform X1, producing the protein MTQFMLVRNRYCLAPLERCLLEKCKKLCGNRIYHGNVEKSNGNRLSAKRQTLSRTVLRERIIRDIRLTKERMEEVIERENIWTIPNFLCIGRILTSPYLGYLIVSQDYQVALWLLGIAGVTDLADGWIARTWASQASKLGSFLDPIADKLLIGTLFLSLTWTGLIPAQLTYLVVARDILLVIGASFIRYRSLPMPRTLVKYFDPTYASVQLAPTLASKLNTGVQLCLVGSTLAAPVFHFVDHPLLQGLCYLTAVTTLAGGLSYLVSKDTYKFLRKRKINPPSSPS; encoded by the exons ATGACCCAATTTATGTTGGTGAGAAATAGATATTGTCTTGCACCACTGGAGCGATGCCTTCTCGAAAAATGCAAGAAGCTATGCGGAAATCGAATCTATCACGGCAAtgtagaaaaatcaaatggCAATCGTTTATCTGCCAAACGGCAAACtctatcccgcacagtgttgCGAGAGCGTATAATACGCGACATACGTCTTACAAAGGAACGAATGGAAGAAGTTATAGAACGGGAAAACATCTGGACGATACCAAACTTTCTTTGCATAGGTCGTATATTGACATCGCCATACCTGGGATACCTGATTGTATCCCAAGATTACCAG GTTGCGCTCTGGCTGCTTGGAATAGCAGGAGTTACAGATTTGGCCGATGGATGGATAGCTCGAACTTGGGCATCTCAAGCATCAAAGTTGGGAAGTTTTTTGGATCCCATAGCAGACAAGTTACTGATAGGCACGCTCTTCCTGTCTCTTACCTGGACCGGACTTATTCCCGCGCAACTGACCTACTTGGTCGTTGCCAGAGATATCCTTTTGGTAATCGGTGCCTCTTTCATCAGATATCGATCACTGCCTATGCCC AGAACTttggtgaaatattttgacCCAACGTACGCCTCAGTGCAGCTAGCGCCGACGTTGGCTAGCAAACTAAATACCGGAGTACAATTGTGCCTGGTCGGTAGTACCTTAGCTGCTCcagtttttcatttcgttgaTCACCCTCTGTTGCAAGGCCTTTGCTACCTGACAGCCGTCACAACCCTAGCTGGAGGCCTCAGTTACCTGGTATCAAAAGATACGTACAAGTTTCTTCGTAAGAGGAAGATCAACCCTCCATCATCACCTTCATGA
- the LOC107223540 gene encoding probable cardiolipin synthase (CMP-forming) isoform X2 has product MEEVIERENIWTIPNFLCIGRILTSPYLGYLIVSQDYQVALWLLGIAGVTDLADGWIARTWASQASKLGSFLDPIADKLLIGTLFLSLTWTGLIPAQLTYLVVARDILLVIGASFIRYRSLPMPRTLVKYFDPTYASVQLAPTLASKLNTGVQLCLVGSTLAAPVFHFVDHPLLQGLCYLTAVTTLAGGLSYLVSKDTYKFLRKRKINPPSSPS; this is encoded by the exons ATGGAAGAAGTTATAGAACGGGAAAACATCTGGACGATACCAAACTTTCTTTGCATAGGTCGTATATTGACATCGCCATACCTGGGATACCTGATTGTATCCCAAGATTACCAG GTTGCGCTCTGGCTGCTTGGAATAGCAGGAGTTACAGATTTGGCCGATGGATGGATAGCTCGAACTTGGGCATCTCAAGCATCAAAGTTGGGAAGTTTTTTGGATCCCATAGCAGACAAGTTACTGATAGGCACGCTCTTCCTGTCTCTTACCTGGACCGGACTTATTCCCGCGCAACTGACCTACTTGGTCGTTGCCAGAGATATCCTTTTGGTAATCGGTGCCTCTTTCATCAGATATCGATCACTGCCTATGCCC AGAACTttggtgaaatattttgacCCAACGTACGCCTCAGTGCAGCTAGCGCCGACGTTGGCTAGCAAACTAAATACCGGAGTACAATTGTGCCTGGTCGGTAGTACCTTAGCTGCTCcagtttttcatttcgttgaTCACCCTCTGTTGCAAGGCCTTTGCTACCTGACAGCCGTCACAACCCTAGCTGGAGGCCTCAGTTACCTGGTATCAAAAGATACGTACAAGTTTCTTCGTAAGAGGAAGATCAACCCTCCATCATCACCTTCATGA
- the LOC107223537 gene encoding GPI ethanolamine phosphate transferase 1 isoform X2, producing MGYLFWIWGSLMHVAILWGVLDVNFHSPVLKGLPPIQLPSAPPAKRLVLFVADGLRFRTFIEDPPPYLIRIMTERGTWGVSRTRMPTESRPGHVALAAGLYEDPSALFKGWKENPVDFDSVFNRSHQTWAWGSPDIIPMFVKGSGDKVQGKSYPANWQDFDGNSEGIIRLDSWVFKEVYQWLTDNEPETKYLDRIILFLHLLGCDTAGHANKPYSREYRGCVTYVDREIERLVRTVEEHYGDNRTAYVFTSDHGMTDWGSHGSGSLDETETPLVVWGSGVNSLKKQVDVEQADIAPLISSLLGIPIPVNNEGVLPMKYLRDENAAYTAGALIANLKQLKHQVRGNRVLSHGSDSEPHLRETSLSQGIHRAEYLLTAGKTMEAINEGKGLMSLAKESLVYFREYHRGRLMFYLTISWLGWIMLLFLKITNISLDENRPKLVLLWDVLFVCTSILLFIVHRGTSGWRLQGYALLALLSSWLATRSFSANPCPSFRGGWYWIGCTISLTSIMSFALTMRWIFGAATLCMCVIQGVLFKDADRFLPWTTIVLAAFPLLPTVGPDTQTHLVLLALVIGGMTVITADDRHMNISLKAVEGVRLTTTALISSGLVDGRSLLSWLILISTPLCICAYSVEVKGRIFGVSLAFLPTLALLSVSYEPLFLIALTGHLLCWPMTTDKRCKMWGFKKKETISVKDFLVAGFFVSFYLLYEMLYVLLGFFGTGNIASISSFDPTWTRHFLTVFSPFTMCTLIVLKTSIPLLVVGCGIRTLAPSNLFMTTILLADCLTLQVMHTVTPRGSWMDIGSAISRFVIAMTLPCLMLLLYHISRLLVTYSVWKIDHSQIKQHV from the exons ATGGGATATTTATTTTGGATTTGGGGATCTCTTATGCACGTGGCCATCCTTTGGGGCGTTTTGGAtgtcaattttcattcccCCGTGCTGAAAGGTCTACCGCCAATACAATTGCCTTCGGCTCCGCCGGCAAAGAGATTGGTATTATTTGTAGCCGACGGGCTGAGATTCCGTACCTTTATCGAGGACCCACCGCCATACCTGAT TAGGATAATGACTGAACGAGGTACATGGGGAGTTTCGAGGACCAGAATGCCAACAGAATCTCGACCTGGGCACGTGGCGCTCGCTGCTGGTTTGTATGAGGATCCTAGTGCACTCTTTAAGGGTTGGAAAGAGAACCCTGTGGACTTTGATTCTGTGTTTAATCGGAGCCACCAAACATGGGCTTGGGGTAGCCCCGACATCATACCTATGTTTGTCAAAG GAAGTGGAGATAAAGTGCAGGGGAAAAGCTATCCTGCCAACTGGCAGGATTTTGATGGGAATTCGGAAGGCATAATTCGTTTAGATTCATGGGTATTTAAAGAGGTTTACCAATGGTTAACGGATAACGAACCAGAGACTAAATATTTGGATCGTATCATCTTATTTCTCCATCTTCTTGGTTGTGATACGGCTGGCCATGCAAATAAACCATATTCCAG GGAGTATCGTGGATGTGTGACTTATGTCGATCGGGAGATTGAGAGACTTGTTCGGACGGTCGAAGAGCACTATGGTGACAATCGCACGGCGTATGTTTTTACATCTGATCATGGAATGACAGACTGGGGTTCTCACGGAAGCGGTTCTCTGGACGAGACCGAAACCCCTCTAGTTGTCTGGGGTTCCGGTGTAAATTCACTCAAGAAACAAGTAGACGTGGAACAGGCAGACATCGCGCCATTAATATCATCTCTACTAGGAATTCCAATTCCGGTCAACAACGAG GGTGTTTTACCCATGAAGTATCTGAGAGATGAGAATGCAGCGTATACAGCGGGTGCTTTAATAGCCAATCTCAAACAACTGAAACACCAGGTGAGGGGAAACCGAGTGCTCAGTCACGGATCCGATAGCGAGCCACACCTAAGGGAAACAAGTCTTTCTCAGGGAATTCACCGAGCCGAGTATCTCTTGACAGCTGGCAAGACAATGGAAGCGATAAACGAAGGAAAAGGACTAATGTCGCTTGCCAAGGAATCTCTTGTTTATTTTCGCGAGTATCACAGAGGTCGGCTCATGTTTTATTTGACAATTTCATGGCTGGGATGGATCATGCTGCTCTTTCTCAAAATCACTAACATCTCGCTCGATGAGAATCGCCCAAAATTGGTATTACTCTGGGATGTCCTGTTCGTGTGCACCTCAATCCTTCTCTTTATTGTGCACAGAG GTACAAGTGGATGGCGTTTGCAAGGGTATGCATTATTGGCACTGCTTTCTTCATGGCTTGCCACTCGAAGTTTCAGCGCTAACCCTTGTCCATCGTTCCGTGGCGGATGGTATTGGATAGGTTGTACGATTTCTCTGACGTCGATTATGTCCTTTGCTTTAACGATGAGGTGGATATTCGGAGCAGCGACTCTGTGTATGTGCGTGATACAGGGTGTTCTCTTCAAGGACGCGGATCGTTTTCTTCCCTGGACAACAATCGTTTTGGCCGCCTTTCCGCTACTACCGACCGTAGGCCCCGACACACAGACACATCTCGT CTTGCTGGCCTTGGTTATTGGAGGAATGACAGTGATTACCGCCGACGATCGTCACATGAATATTTCTCTGAAGGCCGTGGAAGGTGTAAGACTTACAACAACAGCCTTAATATCTTCGGGACTCGTGGATGGTCGAAGCCTCTTGTCCTGGCTAATATTAATCTCTACGCCGTTGTGCATATGCGCTTATTCGGTTGAAGTCAAGGGTAGAATATTTGGAGtaagtttggcatttttaccaACCCTTGCCTTACTCTCCGTATCGTATGAGCCACTCTTCCTTATCGCGTTGACGGGTCATCTTCTTTGTTGGCCTATGACTACTGACAAACGTTGTAAAATGTGGGGATTCAAGAAGAAGGAAACCATCAGCGTGAAAGACTTTTTGGTGGCTGGATTTTTTGTATCCTTTTACCTGCTGTATGAG ATGCTGTACGTGCTACTGGGGTTCTTTGGTACTGGAAACATAGCAAGCATTAGTTCGTTCGACCCAACATGGACAAGACATTTTCTTACAGTATTCTCGCCATTCACCATGTGTACTCTGATCGTCCTGAAGACCAGCATTCCACTATTGGTTGTTGGGTGTGGTATCAGGACCCTTGCACCGTCAAACCTTTTCATGACGACAATCCTCCTTGCCGATTGTCTAACACTGCAAGTCATGCATACGGTTACACCCCGAGGTAGCTGGATGGACATTGGTAGTGCGATTAGCAGATTTGTAATCGCAATGACGTTACCTTGTCTGATGCTACTTCTTTATCATATTTCGCGTCTCCTGGTGACGTACAGTGTGTGGAAAATCGACCATTCTCAGATTAAGCAACATGTATAG
- the LOC107223537 gene encoding GPI ethanolamine phosphate transferase 1 isoform X1 has product MGYLFWIWGSLMHVAILWGVLDVNFHSPVLKGLPPIQLPSAPPAKRLVLFVADGLRFRTFIEDPPPYLIRIMTERGTWGVSRTRMPTESRPGHVALAAGLYEDPSALFKGWKENPVDFDSVFNRSHQTWAWGSPDIIPMFVKGSGDKVQGKSYPANWQDFDGNSEGIIRLDSWVFKEVYQWLTDNEPETKYLDRIILFLHLLGCDTAGHANKPYSREYRGCVTYVDREIERLVRTVEEHYGDNRTAYVFTSDHGMTDWGSHGSGSLDETETPLVVWGSGVNSLKKQVDVEQADIAPLISSLLGIPIPVNNEGVLPMKYLRDENAAYTAGALIANLKQLKHQVRGNRVLSHGSDSEPHLRETSLSQGIHRAEYLLTAGKTMEAINEGKGLMSLAKESLVYFREYHRGRLMFYLTISWLGWIMLLFLKITNISLDENRPKLVLLWDVLFVCTSILLFIVHRVSGTSGWRLQGYALLALLSSWLATRSFSANPCPSFRGGWYWIGCTISLTSIMSFALTMRWIFGAATLCMCVIQGVLFKDADRFLPWTTIVLAAFPLLPTVGPDTQTHLVLLALVIGGMTVITADDRHMNISLKAVEGVRLTTTALISSGLVDGRSLLSWLILISTPLCICAYSVEVKGRIFGVSLAFLPTLALLSVSYEPLFLIALTGHLLCWPMTTDKRCKMWGFKKKETISVKDFLVAGFFVSFYLLYEMLYVLLGFFGTGNIASISSFDPTWTRHFLTVFSPFTMCTLIVLKTSIPLLVVGCGIRTLAPSNLFMTTILLADCLTLQVMHTVTPRGSWMDIGSAISRFVIAMTLPCLMLLLYHISRLLVTYSVWKIDHSQIKQHV; this is encoded by the exons ATGGGATATTTATTTTGGATTTGGGGATCTCTTATGCACGTGGCCATCCTTTGGGGCGTTTTGGAtgtcaattttcattcccCCGTGCTGAAAGGTCTACCGCCAATACAATTGCCTTCGGCTCCGCCGGCAAAGAGATTGGTATTATTTGTAGCCGACGGGCTGAGATTCCGTACCTTTATCGAGGACCCACCGCCATACCTGAT TAGGATAATGACTGAACGAGGTACATGGGGAGTTTCGAGGACCAGAATGCCAACAGAATCTCGACCTGGGCACGTGGCGCTCGCTGCTGGTTTGTATGAGGATCCTAGTGCACTCTTTAAGGGTTGGAAAGAGAACCCTGTGGACTTTGATTCTGTGTTTAATCGGAGCCACCAAACATGGGCTTGGGGTAGCCCCGACATCATACCTATGTTTGTCAAAG GAAGTGGAGATAAAGTGCAGGGGAAAAGCTATCCTGCCAACTGGCAGGATTTTGATGGGAATTCGGAAGGCATAATTCGTTTAGATTCATGGGTATTTAAAGAGGTTTACCAATGGTTAACGGATAACGAACCAGAGACTAAATATTTGGATCGTATCATCTTATTTCTCCATCTTCTTGGTTGTGATACGGCTGGCCATGCAAATAAACCATATTCCAG GGAGTATCGTGGATGTGTGACTTATGTCGATCGGGAGATTGAGAGACTTGTTCGGACGGTCGAAGAGCACTATGGTGACAATCGCACGGCGTATGTTTTTACATCTGATCATGGAATGACAGACTGGGGTTCTCACGGAAGCGGTTCTCTGGACGAGACCGAAACCCCTCTAGTTGTCTGGGGTTCCGGTGTAAATTCACTCAAGAAACAAGTAGACGTGGAACAGGCAGACATCGCGCCATTAATATCATCTCTACTAGGAATTCCAATTCCGGTCAACAACGAG GGTGTTTTACCCATGAAGTATCTGAGAGATGAGAATGCAGCGTATACAGCGGGTGCTTTAATAGCCAATCTCAAACAACTGAAACACCAGGTGAGGGGAAACCGAGTGCTCAGTCACGGATCCGATAGCGAGCCACACCTAAGGGAAACAAGTCTTTCTCAGGGAATTCACCGAGCCGAGTATCTCTTGACAGCTGGCAAGACAATGGAAGCGATAAACGAAGGAAAAGGACTAATGTCGCTTGCCAAGGAATCTCTTGTTTATTTTCGCGAGTATCACAGAGGTCGGCTCATGTTTTATTTGACAATTTCATGGCTGGGATGGATCATGCTGCTCTTTCTCAAAATCACTAACATCTCGCTCGATGAGAATCGCCCAAAATTGGTATTACTCTGGGATGTCCTGTTCGTGTGCACCTCAATCCTTCTCTTTATTGTGCACAGAG TTTCAGGTACAAGTGGATGGCGTTTGCAAGGGTATGCATTATTGGCACTGCTTTCTTCATGGCTTGCCACTCGAAGTTTCAGCGCTAACCCTTGTCCATCGTTCCGTGGCGGATGGTATTGGATAGGTTGTACGATTTCTCTGACGTCGATTATGTCCTTTGCTTTAACGATGAGGTGGATATTCGGAGCAGCGACTCTGTGTATGTGCGTGATACAGGGTGTTCTCTTCAAGGACGCGGATCGTTTTCTTCCCTGGACAACAATCGTTTTGGCCGCCTTTCCGCTACTACCGACCGTAGGCCCCGACACACAGACACATCTCGT CTTGCTGGCCTTGGTTATTGGAGGAATGACAGTGATTACCGCCGACGATCGTCACATGAATATTTCTCTGAAGGCCGTGGAAGGTGTAAGACTTACAACAACAGCCTTAATATCTTCGGGACTCGTGGATGGTCGAAGCCTCTTGTCCTGGCTAATATTAATCTCTACGCCGTTGTGCATATGCGCTTATTCGGTTGAAGTCAAGGGTAGAATATTTGGAGtaagtttggcatttttaccaACCCTTGCCTTACTCTCCGTATCGTATGAGCCACTCTTCCTTATCGCGTTGACGGGTCATCTTCTTTGTTGGCCTATGACTACTGACAAACGTTGTAAAATGTGGGGATTCAAGAAGAAGGAAACCATCAGCGTGAAAGACTTTTTGGTGGCTGGATTTTTTGTATCCTTTTACCTGCTGTATGAG ATGCTGTACGTGCTACTGGGGTTCTTTGGTACTGGAAACATAGCAAGCATTAGTTCGTTCGACCCAACATGGACAAGACATTTTCTTACAGTATTCTCGCCATTCACCATGTGTACTCTGATCGTCCTGAAGACCAGCATTCCACTATTGGTTGTTGGGTGTGGTATCAGGACCCTTGCACCGTCAAACCTTTTCATGACGACAATCCTCCTTGCCGATTGTCTAACACTGCAAGTCATGCATACGGTTACACCCCGAGGTAGCTGGATGGACATTGGTAGTGCGATTAGCAGATTTGTAATCGCAATGACGTTACCTTGTCTGATGCTACTTCTTTATCATATTTCGCGTCTCCTGGTGACGTACAGTGTGTGGAAAATCGACCATTCTCAGATTAAGCAACATGTATAG
- the LOC107223537 gene encoding GPI ethanolamine phosphate transferase 1 isoform X3: MGYLFWIWGSLMHVAILWGVLDVNFHSPVLKGLPPIQLPSAPPAKRLVLFVADGLRFRTFIEDPPPYLIRIMTERGTWGVSRTRMPTESRPGHVALAAGLYEDPSALFKGWKENPVDFDSVFNRSHQTWAWGSPDIIPMFVKGSGDKVQGKSYPANWQDFDGNSEGIIRLDSWVFKEVYQWLTDNEPETKYLDRIILFLHLLGCDTAGHANKPYSREYRGCVTYVDREIERLVRTVEEHYGDNRTAYVFTSDHGMTDWGSHGSGSLDETETPLVVWGSGVNSLKKQVDVEQADIAPLISSLLGIPIPVNNEGVLPMKYLRDENAAYTAGALIANLKQLKHQVRGNRVLSHGSDSEPHLRETSLSQGIHRAEYLLTAGKTMEAINEGKGLMSLAKESLVYFREYHRGRLMFYLTISWLGWIMLLFLKITNISLDENRPKLVLLWDVLFVCTSILLFIVHRVSGTSGWRLQGYALLALLSSWLATRSFSANPCPSFRGGWYWIGCTISLTSIMSFALTMRWIFGAATLCMCVIQGVLFKDADRFLPWTTIVLAAFPLLPTVGPDTQTHLVLLALVIGGMTVITADDRHMNISLKAVEGVRLTTTALISSGLVDGRSLLSWLILISTPLCICAYSVEVKGRIFGVSLAFLPTLALLSVSYEPLFLIALTGHLLCWPMTTDKRCKMWGFKKKETISVKDFLVAGFFMLYVLLGFFGTGNIASISSFDPTWTRHFLTVFSPFTMCTLIVLKTSIPLLVVGCGIRTLAPSNLFMTTILLADCLTLQVMHTVTPRGSWMDIGSAISRFVIAMTLPCLMLLLYHISRLLVTYSVWKIDHSQIKQHV, from the exons ATGGGATATTTATTTTGGATTTGGGGATCTCTTATGCACGTGGCCATCCTTTGGGGCGTTTTGGAtgtcaattttcattcccCCGTGCTGAAAGGTCTACCGCCAATACAATTGCCTTCGGCTCCGCCGGCAAAGAGATTGGTATTATTTGTAGCCGACGGGCTGAGATTCCGTACCTTTATCGAGGACCCACCGCCATACCTGAT TAGGATAATGACTGAACGAGGTACATGGGGAGTTTCGAGGACCAGAATGCCAACAGAATCTCGACCTGGGCACGTGGCGCTCGCTGCTGGTTTGTATGAGGATCCTAGTGCACTCTTTAAGGGTTGGAAAGAGAACCCTGTGGACTTTGATTCTGTGTTTAATCGGAGCCACCAAACATGGGCTTGGGGTAGCCCCGACATCATACCTATGTTTGTCAAAG GAAGTGGAGATAAAGTGCAGGGGAAAAGCTATCCTGCCAACTGGCAGGATTTTGATGGGAATTCGGAAGGCATAATTCGTTTAGATTCATGGGTATTTAAAGAGGTTTACCAATGGTTAACGGATAACGAACCAGAGACTAAATATTTGGATCGTATCATCTTATTTCTCCATCTTCTTGGTTGTGATACGGCTGGCCATGCAAATAAACCATATTCCAG GGAGTATCGTGGATGTGTGACTTATGTCGATCGGGAGATTGAGAGACTTGTTCGGACGGTCGAAGAGCACTATGGTGACAATCGCACGGCGTATGTTTTTACATCTGATCATGGAATGACAGACTGGGGTTCTCACGGAAGCGGTTCTCTGGACGAGACCGAAACCCCTCTAGTTGTCTGGGGTTCCGGTGTAAATTCACTCAAGAAACAAGTAGACGTGGAACAGGCAGACATCGCGCCATTAATATCATCTCTACTAGGAATTCCAATTCCGGTCAACAACGAG GGTGTTTTACCCATGAAGTATCTGAGAGATGAGAATGCAGCGTATACAGCGGGTGCTTTAATAGCCAATCTCAAACAACTGAAACACCAGGTGAGGGGAAACCGAGTGCTCAGTCACGGATCCGATAGCGAGCCACACCTAAGGGAAACAAGTCTTTCTCAGGGAATTCACCGAGCCGAGTATCTCTTGACAGCTGGCAAGACAATGGAAGCGATAAACGAAGGAAAAGGACTAATGTCGCTTGCCAAGGAATCTCTTGTTTATTTTCGCGAGTATCACAGAGGTCGGCTCATGTTTTATTTGACAATTTCATGGCTGGGATGGATCATGCTGCTCTTTCTCAAAATCACTAACATCTCGCTCGATGAGAATCGCCCAAAATTGGTATTACTCTGGGATGTCCTGTTCGTGTGCACCTCAATCCTTCTCTTTATTGTGCACAGAG TTTCAGGTACAAGTGGATGGCGTTTGCAAGGGTATGCATTATTGGCACTGCTTTCTTCATGGCTTGCCACTCGAAGTTTCAGCGCTAACCCTTGTCCATCGTTCCGTGGCGGATGGTATTGGATAGGTTGTACGATTTCTCTGACGTCGATTATGTCCTTTGCTTTAACGATGAGGTGGATATTCGGAGCAGCGACTCTGTGTATGTGCGTGATACAGGGTGTTCTCTTCAAGGACGCGGATCGTTTTCTTCCCTGGACAACAATCGTTTTGGCCGCCTTTCCGCTACTACCGACCGTAGGCCCCGACACACAGACACATCTCGT CTTGCTGGCCTTGGTTATTGGAGGAATGACAGTGATTACCGCCGACGATCGTCACATGAATATTTCTCTGAAGGCCGTGGAAGGTGTAAGACTTACAACAACAGCCTTAATATCTTCGGGACTCGTGGATGGTCGAAGCCTCTTGTCCTGGCTAATATTAATCTCTACGCCGTTGTGCATATGCGCTTATTCGGTTGAAGTCAAGGGTAGAATATTTGGAGtaagtttggcatttttaccaACCCTTGCCTTACTCTCCGTATCGTATGAGCCACTCTTCCTTATCGCGTTGACGGGTCATCTTCTTTGTTGGCCTATGACTACTGACAAACGTTGTAAAATGTGGGGATTCAAGAAGAAGGAAACCATCAGCGTGAAAGACTTTTTGGTGGCTGGATTTTTT ATGCTGTACGTGCTACTGGGGTTCTTTGGTACTGGAAACATAGCAAGCATTAGTTCGTTCGACCCAACATGGACAAGACATTTTCTTACAGTATTCTCGCCATTCACCATGTGTACTCTGATCGTCCTGAAGACCAGCATTCCACTATTGGTTGTTGGGTGTGGTATCAGGACCCTTGCACCGTCAAACCTTTTCATGACGACAATCCTCCTTGCCGATTGTCTAACACTGCAAGTCATGCATACGGTTACACCCCGAGGTAGCTGGATGGACATTGGTAGTGCGATTAGCAGATTTGTAATCGCAATGACGTTACCTTGTCTGATGCTACTTCTTTATCATATTTCGCGTCTCCTGGTGACGTACAGTGTGTGGAAAATCGACCATTCTCAGATTAAGCAACATGTATAG